One genomic segment of Acinetobacter sp. C26M includes these proteins:
- the rplV gene encoding 50S ribosomal protein L22 encodes MEVTAKLRGAAISAQKARLVADLIRGKSVARAIDILNFSNKKAAVLVKKALESAIANAEHNNSLDVDDLKVTTIYVDEGMSLKRIMPRAKGRADRITKRTCHITVKVGV; translated from the coding sequence ATGGAAGTAACTGCTAAATTACGCGGTGCCGCTATCTCGGCACAAAAAGCACGTTTAGTTGCTGATTTGATCCGTGGTAAGTCGGTTGCACGTGCGATAGACATTTTGAACTTCAGCAACAAGAAAGCAGCTGTGCTTGTTAAAAAAGCACTTGAATCTGCAATCGCGAATGCTGAACATAACAACAGCTTAGATGTTGATGACCTTAAAGTAACTACGATTTACGTTGATGAAGGCATGAGCCTTAAACGTATCATGCCACGTGCTAAAGGCCGTGCAGATCGTATTACTAAGCGTACTTGTCACATCACCGTTAAGGTAGGGGTTTGA
- the rplN gene encoding 50S ribosomal protein L14, whose product MIQTESMLDVADNSGARRVQCIKVLGGSHRRYASVGDIIKVTVKEAIPRARVKKGDVMNAVVVRTKFGIRRPDGSVIRFDDNAAVILNNNKAPIATRIFGPVTRELRTEQFMKIISLAPEVL is encoded by the coding sequence ATGATTCAAACCGAAAGTATGCTCGACGTAGCAGACAATAGTGGTGCACGCCGCGTACAATGTATTAAAGTACTTGGTGGTTCACACCGTCGTTATGCTTCAGTTGGCGATATTATTAAAGTTACTGTAAAAGAAGCAATTCCACGCGCACGTGTTAAAAAAGGTGACGTGATGAATGCTGTAGTTGTTCGTACAAAATTCGGCATCCGTCGTCCAGACGGTTCAGTTATTCGTTTCGACGATAACGCAGCTGTTATTTTGAACAACAACAAAGCTCCGATTGCGACTCGTATCTTCGGACCAGTGACTCGTGAACTTCGTACTGAACAGTTCATGAAAATCATTTCATTGGCTCCTGAAGTTCTATAA
- the rplE gene encoding 50S ribosomal protein L5 — translation MARLKARYNDELKAKLQEELSVKNVMDIPRITKITLNMGVGAAATDKKLLDGAVADMQLIAGQKPVVTLARKSIAGFKIRDGWPIGCKVTLRGDQMYEFLDRLISIAIPRIRDFRGFSAKSFDGRGNYSMGLKEQIVFPEIDFDKIDRIRGLDITITTTARSDDEGRALMRAFGFPFK, via the coding sequence ATGGCCAGACTTAAAGCACGTTACAACGATGAACTTAAAGCGAAGTTACAAGAAGAACTTAGCGTTAAGAATGTGATGGATATTCCTCGCATCACAAAAATCACTCTTAACATGGGTGTAGGCGCAGCTGCAACTGATAAGAAATTATTAGATGGCGCTGTTGCTGATATGCAACTCATTGCTGGTCAAAAACCAGTTGTGACACTTGCTCGTAAATCAATCGCTGGTTTCAAAATCCGTGATGGTTGGCCGATCGGTTGTAAAGTTACTTTACGCGGCGACCAAATGTACGAATTCTTGGATCGTTTGATCTCGATCGCTATCCCGCGTATCCGTGACTTCCGTGGTTTCTCTGCGAAATCATTTGATGGTCGTGGTAACTACTCTATGGGTTTAAAAGAGCAAATCGTTTTCCCTGAAATCGATTTTGACAAGATTGATCGTATCCGTGGTTTAGACATCACTATTACGACAACTGCTCGTAGCGATGACGAAGGCCGTGCGCTTATGCGTGCATTCGGCTTCCCGTTCAAATAA
- the rplW gene encoding 50S ribosomal protein L23, whose protein sequence is MNNERIYQVLLGPVFSEKAQVLGDTAGVQVFKVALNANKLEIKKAVEQLFGVEVVKINTTITKGKTKRFGKTLGRRSDVKKAYVTLKAGQDVEMADLGDTAENAAE, encoded by the coding sequence ATGAACAACGAACGTATCTATCAAGTCCTATTAGGACCAGTATTCTCAGAAAAAGCACAAGTTTTAGGTGATACTGCTGGTGTTCAAGTGTTCAAAGTTGCATTAAATGCAAACAAACTTGAAATCAAAAAAGCAGTTGAGCAGCTCTTTGGTGTTGAAGTTGTAAAAATCAATACAACGATCACTAAAGGTAAAACAAAACGCTTTGGTAAAACATTAGGACGTCGTTCTGATGTGAAAAAAGCATACGTCACCCTGAAAGCTGGCCAAGATGTAGAGATGGCTGACTTGGGCGATACCGCTGAAAACGCAGCGGAATAA
- the rplD gene encoding 50S ribosomal protein L4 produces the protein MNLKTVSGSAVELSEVAFGREFNEALVHQVVTAYLAGGRQGTRAHKSRADVSGGGKKPFRQKGTGRARAGSIRSPIWVGGGKTFAARPQDWSQKVNRKMYRGAMQCILAELVRQDRLVLVEEFAVAAPKTKDLLAKLTDLNATRALIITDAVDENLYLAARNLPHVDVVDATAIDPVSLIAFDKVVMSVAAAKKIEVELG, from the coding sequence GTGAATTTAAAAACTGTTTCCGGCTCTGCTGTTGAATTGTCTGAAGTTGCTTTCGGACGTGAATTTAACGAAGCTCTTGTACACCAAGTTGTTACAGCTTACTTAGCTGGTGGTCGTCAAGGTACTCGTGCTCACAAATCACGTGCAGATGTTTCTGGCGGTGGTAAAAAGCCATTCCGTCAAAAAGGTACTGGTCGCGCTCGTGCGGGTTCTATTCGTAGCCCTATCTGGGTTGGTGGTGGTAAAACTTTTGCTGCTCGCCCACAAGATTGGTCTCAAAAAGTAAACCGTAAGATGTACCGCGGTGCAATGCAATGTATCTTAGCTGAACTTGTTCGCCAAGATCGTCTTGTATTAGTTGAAGAGTTTGCTGTTGCAGCTCCAAAAACTAAAGACTTGCTTGCAAAACTTACAGACTTGAATGCAACTCGCGCATTGATCATTACAGATGCTGTAGATGAGAACTTGTATCTCGCAGCTCGCAACCTTCCACACGTTGATGTGGTTGATGCTACTGCTATTGATCCTGTTAGCTTGATCGCATTTGATAAAGTTGTAATGTCTGTAGCTGCTGCTAAGAAAATTGAGGTAGAACTCGGATGA
- the rplP gene encoding 50S ribosomal protein L16, translated as MLQPKRTKFRKVHKGRNTGLAHRGSTVSFGSIAIKATERGRMTARQIEAARRTISRRIKRGGKIFIRVFPDKPITEKPLEVRMGKGKGSVEYWVCQIQPGKILYEIEGVSDELAREAFALAAAKLPFKTTIVTRTVM; from the coding sequence ATGTTGCAACCTAAACGTACCAAATTCCGTAAAGTGCACAAAGGCCGTAACACTGGTCTAGCGCATCGTGGTAGTACAGTATCATTTGGTTCGATTGCAATTAAAGCAACTGAACGTGGTCGTATGACTGCGCGTCAGATTGAAGCTGCACGTCGTACCATTAGCCGTCGTATCAAACGTGGTGGTAAAATCTTCATCCGCGTATTCCCAGACAAACCAATTACCGAAAAACCATTAGAAGTACGTATGGGTAAAGGTAAGGGTAGCGTGGAATACTGGGTTTGTCAGATCCAGCCAGGTAAGATCCTGTACGAAATTGAAGGTGTTAGCGATGAGTTAGCGCGTGAAGCTTTTGCTTTAGCTGCTGCTAAACTCCCGTTTAAAACCACTATCGTGACTCGGACGGTGATGTAA
- the rpsN gene encoding 30S ribosomal protein S14, translating to MAKKGMINRELKREKTVAKYAAKRAELKATIANVNASDEERFEATLKLQALPRNASPVRLRNRCGLTGRPHGYFRKFGLSRNKLRDTVMQGDVPGVVKASW from the coding sequence ATGGCTAAGAAAGGTATGATTAATCGCGAATTGAAACGCGAAAAGACAGTTGCTAAATACGCTGCAAAACGTGCTGAATTAAAAGCAACGATTGCTAATGTAAATGCAAGTGACGAAGAACGTTTCGAAGCGACATTAAAGTTACAGGCATTGCCACGTAACGCATCTCCAGTACGTCTTCGTAACCGTTGTGGTTTAACTGGTCGTCCTCATGGTTACTTCCGTAAGTTCGGTTTAAGCCGTAACAAATTACGTGACACAGTAATGCAGGGTGATGTACCAGGCGTTGTTAAGGCAAGCTGGTAA
- the rplC gene encoding 50S ribosomal protein L3, which produces MAIGLVGRKCGMTRVFTDAGVSVPVTVIEVDPNRITQIKTLETDGYQAIQVTTGERRESRVTNAQKGHFAKAGVAAGRLVKEFRVTEAELEGREVGASIGVDLFTVGQIVDVTGQSKGKGFQGGVKRWNFRTQDATHGNSVSHRVLGSTGQNQTPGRVFKGKKMAGHLGDERVTVQGLEIVSIDAERSVLVVKGAIPGSTGGDVIVRPTIKA; this is translated from the coding sequence ATGGCTATTGGTTTAGTCGGTCGCAAATGTGGTATGACTCGCGTCTTTACAGATGCTGGTGTATCTGTACCTGTTACAGTTATCGAAGTCGATCCAAACCGCATTACGCAAATCAAAACACTTGAAACTGATGGTTATCAAGCAATTCAAGTAACTACTGGTGAACGTCGCGAATCGCGCGTAACTAACGCTCAGAAAGGTCACTTCGCGAAAGCGGGTGTTGCTGCTGGTCGTTTGGTTAAAGAGTTCCGTGTTACTGAAGCTGAGCTTGAAGGCCGTGAAGTGGGTGCTTCTATCGGTGTTGATCTGTTCACAGTTGGTCAAATTGTTGATGTTACTGGTCAGTCAAAAGGTAAAGGTTTCCAAGGTGGTGTTAAGCGTTGGAATTTCCGTACGCAAGATGCTACTCATGGTAACTCTGTATCTCACCGTGTATTAGGTTCTACAGGTCAAAACCAGACACCTGGTCGCGTGTTCAAAGGCAAGAAAATGGCTGGTCACTTAGGTGACGAACGCGTAACAGTTCAAGGTCTTGAAATCGTATCTATTGACGCTGAACGTTCTGTTTTAGTTGTTAAGGGTGCTATTCCTGGTTCAACTGGCGGTGACGTTATCGTACGTCCTACCATCAAGGCCTGA
- the rpmC gene encoding 50S ribosomal protein L29: MKTKDLREKSVEELKALLDEQQLNQFRLRMAKATGQLGKSHEVQIARKTIARIKTLLTEKQGNGQ; this comes from the coding sequence ATGAAAACTAAAGATCTACGTGAAAAGTCGGTAGAAGAGTTGAAAGCTTTGCTTGATGAGCAACAGCTTAACCAATTCCGTCTTCGTATGGCGAAAGCAACTGGTCAATTAGGCAAATCGCATGAAGTGCAAATTGCTCGTAAGACAATTGCTCGTATTAAGACACTCCTTACCGAAAAACAGGGGAACGGACAATGA
- the rpsQ gene encoding 30S ribosomal protein S17, producing the protein MSEKTVRTLTGKVVSDKMDKSIVVLIERRVQHPLYGKSIRRSTKLHAHDENNVAKLGDLVTIKESRPISKTKAWTLVEVVEAAAE; encoded by the coding sequence ATGAGTGAAAAAACAGTCCGCACGTTAACCGGCAAAGTCGTAAGCGACAAAATGGACAAGTCTATTGTTGTGCTTATTGAACGCCGCGTTCAACACCCGTTGTATGGCAAATCAATCCGCCGTTCAACTAAATTACACGCTCATGATGAGAACAATGTTGCTAAATTAGGCGACTTGGTAACCATCAAAGAAAGCCGCCCAATTTCTAAAACTAAAGCTTGGACTTTAGTGGAAGTAGTTGAAGCTGCTGCTGAGTAA
- a CDS encoding type 1 glutamine amidotransferase, with amino-acid sequence MKSHLRVHYFQHIAGEGFGSCYDFLKAHKAKITATEFFALPVDLPLELEALPRVDEVDLLIIMGGTMSVNDEANYPWLKLEKRWLRRYLAAGKPAIGLCLGGQLIANALGAAVSRNPHQELGWMDVGRASHVPEDYFQIPEQLNILQWHSETFEIPKGGVRLAENKVCRNQMYQIGRNVLGFQFHPEMTPQTLALLIENEEDMAVFNGKYVQPISELKRTIKSKFEQGNRLLNQAIDYVVSA; translated from the coding sequence ATGAAGTCGCATTTAAGAGTGCATTATTTTCAGCACATTGCTGGCGAAGGTTTTGGCAGTTGCTATGACTTTTTAAAAGCACATAAAGCAAAAATTACCGCAACAGAGTTTTTTGCATTGCCCGTTGATTTGCCATTGGAATTGGAAGCCTTACCACGAGTAGATGAAGTCGATCTATTGATTATCATGGGTGGAACCATGAGTGTGAATGATGAAGCAAATTATCCATGGTTAAAGCTTGAAAAAAGGTGGCTACGACGTTATTTGGCTGCTGGTAAACCTGCTATTGGATTGTGTTTGGGTGGGCAATTGATTGCCAATGCCCTAGGGGCCGCTGTGAGCCGTAATCCGCACCAAGAATTGGGTTGGATGGATGTGGGGCGTGCATCGCATGTGCCTGAAGATTATTTTCAGATTCCAGAGCAGTTGAATATTTTACAATGGCATAGTGAAACCTTTGAAATTCCAAAGGGTGGGGTGCGCTTGGCCGAGAATAAAGTCTGTCGAAATCAAATGTATCAGATTGGGCGTAATGTTCTTGGGTTTCAGTTTCATCCAGAAATGACGCCACAGACCTTGGCACTTTTGATTGAGAATGAAGAGGACATGGCGGTTTTTAATGGTAAATATGTACAACCGATATCTGAATTAAAAAGAACTATCAAAAGTAAATTTGAACAGGGTAATCGTTTGCTGAATCAGGCAATCGATTATGTTGTGAGTGCATAG
- the rplB gene encoding 50S ribosomal protein L2 codes for MPIQKCKPTSPGRRFVEKVVHDHLHKGAPYAPLVEAKKRTGGRNNNGHITTRHVGGGHKQNYRIVDFKRNKDGIPATVERIEYDPNRTAHIALLKYADGERRYIIAPKGLRAGDKVQSGNDAPIRPGNCLPLRNMPIGSTLHNLELKIGKGAQLARSAGTSVQLLGRDGSYAIVRLRSGEMRKVHVECRAVIGEVSNQESNLRSLGKAGAARWRGIRPTVRGMAMNPVDHPHGGGEGRSKGIQPVSPWGQKAKGYKTRTNKRTTKMIIRDRRVK; via the coding sequence ATGCCAATTCAAAAATGTAAGCCAACGTCTCCAGGACGTCGCTTTGTAGAGAAAGTGGTTCATGACCATCTTCACAAAGGCGCGCCTTATGCACCGTTGGTAGAAGCTAAAAAACGTACTGGTGGTCGTAATAACAATGGTCACATCACTACACGTCACGTGGGTGGTGGTCATAAGCAAAACTACCGTATTGTTGACTTTAAACGTAACAAAGATGGTATTCCAGCGACTGTAGAGCGCATCGAATACGATCCTAACCGTACAGCTCATATTGCTTTGTTGAAATATGCTGATGGTGAACGTCGTTACATCATTGCACCTAAAGGCCTACGTGCTGGTGATAAAGTACAATCTGGTAACGATGCTCCAATTCGTCCAGGTAACTGCTTGCCACTTCGCAACATGCCAATCGGTTCTACACTTCACAACCTTGAACTTAAAATCGGTAAAGGTGCTCAATTAGCACGTTCTGCTGGTACTTCAGTTCAGTTGTTGGGTCGTGATGGTTCTTACGCTATCGTTCGTTTACGTTCTGGTGAAATGCGTAAAGTCCACGTTGAATGTCGTGCTGTAATTGGTGAAGTTTCTAACCAAGAAAGCAACCTTCGTTCATTGGGTAAAGCTGGTGCTGCGCGCTGGCGTGGTATTCGTCCTACCGTTCGTGGTATGGCGATGAACCCGGTAGATCACCCGCACGGTGGTGGTGAAGGACGTAGTAAAGGTATTCAACCTGTAAGTCCATGGGGTCAAAAAGCTAAAGGGTACAAGACACGTACCAATAAGCGTACGACTAAGATGATTATTCGCGACCGTCGCGTCAAGTAA
- the rpsS gene encoding 30S ribosomal protein S19, which translates to MPRSLKKGPFVDAHLFAKVEAAIAANNRKPIKTWSRRSMILPDFVGLTISVHNGRNHVPVIVTEHMVGHKLGEFAPTRTYRGHGVDKKSKR; encoded by the coding sequence ATGCCTCGTTCATTAAAAAAAGGTCCATTCGTCGACGCGCATTTGTTCGCTAAGGTTGAAGCTGCGATTGCTGCTAACAACCGTAAGCCGATCAAAACATGGTCACGTCGTTCAATGATCCTTCCAGACTTTGTTGGTTTAACAATTTCTGTTCACAATGGCCGTAACCACGTTCCAGTAATTGTTACTGAACACATGGTTGGTCATAAATTGGGTGAATTCGCGCCAACTCGTACCTATCGTGGTCACGGTGTTGATAAGAAGTCTAAACGTTAA
- the rpsJ gene encoding 30S ribosomal protein S10: MSNQRIRIRLKSFDHRLIDQSAQEIVETAKRTGAQVCGPIPMPTRIERFNVLTSPHVNKDARDQYEIRTYKRLIDIVQPTDKTVDALMKLDLAAGVDVQIALG; the protein is encoded by the coding sequence ATGTCTAACCAGAGAATTCGTATCCGTTTGAAGTCTTTTGATCATCGTCTGATTGATCAATCTGCTCAAGAGATCGTAGAAACCGCTAAGCGTACTGGCGCACAAGTGTGTGGTCCAATTCCGATGCCTACTCGCATCGAACGCTTCAACGTTCTTACTTCACCACACGTCAACAAAGACGCTCGTGATCAGTACGAAATCCGCACTTATAAGCGTTTGATCGACATCGTTCAACCAACAGATAAAACTGTTGATGCATTGATGAAGTTAGATCTTGCTGCTGGTGTTGATGTTCAGATCGCTTTGGGTTAA
- the rplX gene encoding 50S ribosomal protein L24: MAKIKKGDQVIVIAGKEKGKQGIVLSVSEDRVKVEGLNLVKKHQKPNRVTGAEGGIVTQEATLHISNVAIFNATTQKADRIGYQVIDGAKTRVYKSNGESVAVAK, from the coding sequence ATGGCTAAGATTAAAAAAGGCGATCAAGTAATTGTGATCGCAGGTAAAGAAAAAGGCAAACAAGGTATCGTTTTGTCTGTTTCTGAAGATCGAGTTAAGGTCGAAGGCCTTAACTTAGTGAAGAAGCATCAAAAGCCAAACCGTGTAACTGGCGCTGAAGGCGGTATCGTTACTCAAGAGGCTACGCTTCATATTTCAAACGTGGCAATTTTTAATGCTACAACCCAAAAGGCTGACCGTATTGGTTACCAAGTGATTGATGGCGCGAAAACTCGTGTTTATAAATCAAATGGTGAATCAGTGGCGGTAGCGAAGTAA